In Pedobacter sp. SL55, the following proteins share a genomic window:
- the bcp gene encoding thioredoxin-dependent thiol peroxidase: MSTLQEGGKAPEFSAKDQNGNTVTLNQFKGKKVVLYFYPKDDTPGCTAEACDFRDNYQGLQAKGIEVLGVSVDDEKSHQKFINKHSLPFTLLADTDKQIVEAYGVWAEKNMYGKKYMGTNRATFVIDEEGNIAHIIKKVDTKNATAQVLELLG, encoded by the coding sequence ATGAGTACATTACAAGAAGGTGGTAAAGCCCCCGAATTTTCAGCAAAAGACCAAAATGGGAATACCGTTACATTAAACCAGTTTAAAGGCAAAAAAGTGGTGTTGTATTTTTACCCAAAGGATGATACACCTGGCTGCACGGCCGAAGCTTGCGATTTTAGAGATAACTATCAGGGTTTGCAAGCCAAAGGCATCGAGGTTTTAGGAGTAAGCGTTGATGACGAGAAATCGCACCAGAAGTTTATTAACAAGCATAGCTTGCCTTTTACTTTGTTGGCTGATACAGACAAGCAAATTGTTGAAGCTTATGGTGTTTGGGCCGAAAAAAATATGTACGGCAAAAAGTATATGGGCACCAACCGAGCTACTTTTGTGATAGACGAAGAAGGAAATATTGCCCACATCATTAAGAAAGTAGATACTAAAAACGCTACAGCGCAGGTATTAGAGTTGCTGGGCTAA
- a CDS encoding type IX secretion system membrane protein PorP/SprF, whose amino-acid sequence MKRFLLQLLIVVSPLLAKSQNEITYSQYMFNNLLVNPAYAGYKEDINVNLLSRNQWVGIKGAPTTQSLIADGAFFHNKNVGLGLTVLNDRIGIQGQTAIMANYAYRLPVGQQGRLSFGVGVGAVQFSLNSDKAIIGDQTDINFIGTQNYLSPDAKLGIHYSDDVFYAGLSANNLLTTALNKNNERAAFVILPPVHMFLTFGAILNVNEDIKMKPSLMLRDDPQSMGNFDINASFLFKDVLWLGGSYRMGVDMWKKTNSLNATFQQNSLVGLVEVFVAKQFRIGYAYDYSLSDLNSYSSGSHEISLGFTLGNKNYRNNALTTPRYF is encoded by the coding sequence ATGAAAAGATTTTTACTTCAGCTTTTAATTGTTGTTTCTCCTCTTTTAGCCAAGTCGCAAAATGAGATCACCTATAGCCAGTACATGTTTAACAACTTATTGGTTAACCCAGCCTATGCCGGATACAAAGAAGATATCAATGTAAACCTGCTTAGTCGTAACCAGTGGGTGGGCATAAAAGGCGCCCCAACCACACAATCTTTAATAGCTGATGGTGCATTTTTCCATAATAAGAATGTTGGTTTGGGCTTAACCGTATTAAACGATAGGATTGGTATACAGGGGCAAACGGCAATCATGGCAAATTATGCTTATCGCTTGCCAGTTGGCCAACAGGGTAGGTTAAGCTTTGGAGTTGGTGTGGGGGCGGTGCAGTTCTCGTTAAATAGCGATAAGGCAATTATAGGAGATCAAACGGATATCAATTTTATCGGTACTCAAAATTACCTCTCGCCAGATGCCAAGTTGGGTATTCATTATAGTGATGATGTTTTCTACGCCGGCTTATCTGCAAATAACCTTTTAACAACGGCACTAAATAAGAATAATGAACGTGCCGCATTTGTGATCTTGCCGCCTGTTCACATGTTCTTAACATTTGGTGCTATTTTAAATGTTAATGAAGATATCAAAATGAAACCCTCCCTAATGCTACGTGATGACCCTCAAAGTATGGGTAATTTCGATATAAACGCATCTTTTTTATTTAAAGATGTGCTTTGGTTGGGAGGCTCTTACAGGATGGGTGTGGATATGTGGAAAAAAACTAACAGTTTAAATGCAACTTTTCAACAAAATTCGCTTGTCGGTTTAGTTGAGGTTTTTGTTGCAAAACAGTTTAGGATTGGATATGCTTACGACTACAGTTTGTCTGATCTAAATTCTTACTCGTCTGGAAGCCATGAAATTTCATTGGGCTTTACGCTTGGTAATAAAAACTATAGAAACAATGCTTTAACTACTCCGCGCTACTTTTAA
- a CDS encoding flagellar motor protein MotB produces MIFRKFFRVLAVFLVIYFVPSVLFSDDIKEADKLYRQLDYKYALEIYEKIMRESPSLDVAQKIANCYRFINNTEAAEIWYKKTLGYPEASSDNYKFLADALKQNGKFEEAVANYKIWGEKNPALASEATKQANICEVAKTWTENPDIGALVQNETGFNSENSDFSPVQFGSDVLLISDRWQKDKKGEDTYGWTGNPYLKIYSANAAKQVSILKGSINTGFHSGPLAVYPSLDTLIFTRAVLPAKKSKLGEVGKQYLLMAVKKDGEWIAKDKLAFNSEGLFSVQHPALSPNGKILYFASDMPGGLGGMDLYFSEKLPNGSWTQPQNCGDQINTPQDDVFPTVRADGKFYFASKGHIGMGGLDIFSAVGEKNKFAEVENLRAPLNSPKDDFGIMFNANHKTGYLSSNRNGGVGLDDIYRFTTGIKAEPKPQQVFAVNGLVVEKDTKQPISGLEVLLINKNTSAETKVLSDSEGKFSFSLEKETDYLVKGNPLQYFTSQSGEISTKGANQSTIYDIRFELERAKDVFTVKLNNIFYDFNKWNIRKDAFADLKKVSEFMSNMPNVNMELVAHTDARGTAAYNQQLSEKEQKVL; encoded by the coding sequence ATGATATTTAGAAAGTTTTTTAGAGTTTTAGCAGTTTTTCTTGTTATTTATTTTGTCCCTTCGGTACTTTTTTCTGATGACATCAAAGAAGCCGATAAGCTTTACAGGCAGCTCGATTACAAGTACGCACTAGAGATTTACGAAAAGATAATGAGGGAAAGTCCGAGTTTGGACGTAGCTCAGAAAATTGCTAATTGCTATAGATTTATTAACAACACCGAGGCTGCTGAAATTTGGTATAAGAAAACCTTGGGCTATCCAGAAGCATCATCAGATAATTATAAATTTTTAGCTGATGCGTTGAAACAAAATGGAAAGTTTGAGGAAGCTGTGGCAAACTACAAGATTTGGGGCGAAAAAAATCCGGCGTTAGCTAGCGAAGCCACTAAGCAAGCCAACATTTGCGAAGTAGCTAAAACTTGGACCGAAAACCCTGATATCGGCGCCTTGGTACAAAACGAAACAGGCTTTAACTCCGAAAACTCAGATTTTAGCCCAGTTCAATTTGGTAGCGATGTTTTGCTAATTTCTGACAGGTGGCAAAAAGATAAAAAAGGCGAAGATACTTACGGATGGACAGGAAATCCTTATCTAAAAATCTATAGTGCTAATGCCGCTAAACAGGTAAGTATTTTAAAGGGGTCTATTAATACTGGGTTTCATAGTGGGCCTTTGGCTGTTTACCCAAGTTTAGATACGCTAATTTTTACCAGAGCAGTTTTGCCAGCTAAAAAATCTAAATTAGGAGAAGTTGGCAAGCAATATTTGTTGATGGCCGTTAAAAAAGATGGAGAATGGATTGCCAAAGATAAACTCGCATTTAACTCCGAAGGCCTTTTCTCTGTTCAGCATCCGGCTTTGTCTCCAAATGGCAAGATTTTATATTTTGCTTCTGATATGCCTGGTGGCTTAGGTGGTATGGATTTGTATTTCAGTGAAAAATTGCCCAACGGTAGTTGGACACAGCCGCAAAATTGTGGCGATCAAATCAATACGCCGCAAGATGATGTTTTCCCTACGGTAAGAGCAGATGGTAAGTTTTATTTTGCTTCTAAAGGGCACATTGGCATGGGTGGCTTAGATATTTTCTCTGCCGTGGGCGAAAAAAATAAGTTTGCCGAGGTAGAAAATCTACGTGCTCCACTAAATTCTCCGAAAGATGATTTTGGTATTATGTTTAATGCGAACCATAAAACGGGCTATCTTTCCAGCAATAGAAATGGTGGCGTAGGTTTAGATGATATTTATAGGTTTACCACAGGAATTAAAGCCGAACCAAAACCCCAGCAGGTTTTTGCCGTAAATGGCTTAGTGGTAGAGAAAGATACCAAACAACCTATAAGTGGTTTAGAGGTACTGCTCATTAATAAAAATACAAGCGCAGAAACTAAAGTGCTTTCTGATAGTGAAGGCAAATTTAGTTTTAGTTTAGAAAAAGAAACAGATTACCTTGTTAAAGGAAATCCGCTACAGTATTTCACTAGCCAATCTGGAGAAATCTCTACCAAAGGAGCAAATCAATCTACTATTTATGATATTAGGTTCGAACTAGAACGTGCTAAGGATGTATTTACGGTTAAGTTGAATAATATTTTCTACGATTTCAATAAGTGGAATATTAGAAAGGATGCTTTTGCCGATTTAAAGAAAGTGAGCGAATTTATGAGCAATATGCCAAACGTTAATATGGAATTGGTAGCTCATACCGATGCCAGAGGAACGGCAGCTTATAACCAGCAGCTTTCGGAAAAAGAGCAGAAAGTGCTTTAA